A genome region from Streptomyces sp. S4.7 includes the following:
- a CDS encoding SRPBCC family protein: MAVRHRLIERPVADVWAVLADGSRYGDWVVGTSDSRPQEGAWPEVGSGITYTIRLGRCAVSGSTVVRRCEEPGVLELEADSGRLGTARIAVEVRPWGENALVIIDEHPLRGPGGLLHNTAVDALIQLRHRTMLARLADVVEHSPAHPRAAI; this comes from the coding sequence ATGGCCGTACGACATCGATTGATCGAGCGGCCCGTGGCGGACGTCTGGGCGGTGCTCGCGGACGGTTCGCGCTACGGCGACTGGGTGGTCGGTACATCTGACTCTCGCCCCCAGGAGGGGGCGTGGCCGGAGGTCGGCTCCGGCATCACGTACACGATCCGGCTGGGGCGATGCGCGGTGTCGGGCAGCACGGTTGTCCGGCGGTGCGAGGAGCCCGGTGTGCTGGAGCTGGAGGCCGACAGCGGCCGGCTCGGTACCGCGCGGATCGCCGTGGAGGTCCGCCCGTGGGGCGAGAACGCCCTGGTGATCATCGACGAGCACCCGCTGCGCGGACCGGGCGGCCTGCTCCACAACACGGCCGTGGACGCCCTGATCCAGCTCCGTCACCGCACCATGCTCGCCCGATTGGCGGACGTGGTGGAGCACTCTCCCGCCCACCCGCGCGCAGCCATCTGA
- a CDS encoding NAD(P)/FAD-dependent oxidoreductase: MPDAVVIGAGPNGLVAANLLADAGWSVEVLEAQPEPGGAVRSDRGVHPDYVSDLFSAFYPLAAASPIFADLELQREGFDWARAPRVLAHPLPDGRCAVLAQGAADTAANLDTFELGDGAAWLDLCATWNRLGPDIIRALFTPFPPVRAGVRLAARLRNAGGLRLARRLVLPVRRLGEEEFRGEGGRLLLAGNALHADLGPEAAGSGGFGWLMSMLGQTYGFPVPVGGAGALTASLVRRLERRGGVVRCGERVTEVVVRGGRAVGVRTQSGEPVPASRAVLADVGAPALYGELVDEAHLPGQVLDDLRRFQWDFATFKVDWALNGPVPWTAPEAATAGTVHLADGVDGLTRFAAQLSMGQVPDRPFLLFGQMTTADATRSPAGTESAWAYTHVPHRIKGDAGKDGLTGTWDRREQEAMADRIESEVERWAPGFRSRIRARRLLAPPTLQSMDANLHGGAINSGTTAMHQQLVFRPAPGTGRPETPVKGLYLASAAAHPGGGVHGAPGANAARAALCGRTDRCFPPPGFPWAVRAGQNAPARPRAEDRPVTEPDV; this comes from the coding sequence ATGCCGGACGCGGTGGTCATCGGCGCCGGACCCAACGGTCTCGTCGCGGCGAATCTGCTCGCCGACGCCGGATGGAGCGTCGAGGTCCTTGAGGCGCAGCCGGAACCGGGCGGGGCCGTCCGCAGCGACCGGGGCGTCCATCCCGACTATGTGAGTGACCTGTTCAGCGCCTTCTATCCGCTCGCCGCCGCGTCACCGATTTTCGCGGACCTGGAGCTTCAGCGGGAGGGGTTCGACTGGGCGCGCGCACCCCGCGTCCTGGCGCATCCGCTCCCCGACGGGCGCTGCGCCGTCCTCGCACAAGGGGCGGCGGACACCGCCGCGAACCTCGACACGTTCGAGCTGGGCGACGGGGCGGCGTGGCTCGACCTCTGCGCGACCTGGAACCGCCTGGGCCCCGACATCATCCGTGCCCTCTTCACCCCCTTCCCTCCGGTACGGGCAGGGGTCCGCCTTGCCGCCCGGCTCCGGAACGCCGGCGGTCTGCGGCTGGCCCGGCGCCTGGTCCTGCCGGTCCGGCGTCTCGGGGAGGAGGAATTCCGCGGCGAGGGCGGCAGGCTGCTGCTCGCGGGCAACGCGCTGCACGCGGACCTCGGCCCCGAGGCGGCGGGCAGCGGCGGCTTCGGCTGGCTGATGTCCATGCTCGGGCAGACCTACGGATTTCCGGTGCCCGTCGGTGGGGCCGGTGCGCTCACAGCGTCCCTGGTGCGGCGTCTTGAGCGGCGTGGCGGGGTGGTCCGGTGCGGGGAGCGGGTGACCGAGGTCGTCGTACGGGGCGGCCGGGCCGTCGGCGTACGTACGCAGAGCGGCGAACCCGTACCGGCGTCCCGCGCCGTCCTCGCCGACGTGGGCGCGCCCGCGCTGTACGGCGAACTCGTCGACGAGGCCCATCTGCCCGGTCAGGTGCTGGACGATCTGCGCCGGTTCCAGTGGGACTTCGCGACCTTCAAGGTCGACTGGGCGCTGAACGGACCGGTGCCCTGGACGGCGCCGGAGGCAGCGACGGCGGGGACTGTCCATCTGGCCGACGGCGTCGACGGGCTCACCCGCTTCGCCGCTCAGCTCTCCATGGGGCAGGTACCCGACCGCCCCTTCCTCCTCTTCGGACAGATGACCACGGCCGACGCCACTCGCTCCCCGGCCGGCACCGAATCGGCCTGGGCGTACACACACGTCCCGCACCGCATCAAGGGCGACGCGGGCAAGGACGGCCTCACCGGGACGTGGGACCGGCGGGAACAGGAAGCCATGGCCGACCGCATCGAGAGCGAGGTCGAACGCTGGGCGCCGGGTTTCCGCTCGCGCATCAGGGCCCGCCGGCTCCTCGCGCCGCCCACCCTCCAGTCGATGGACGCCAACCTGCACGGCGGCGCCATCAACAGCGGCACCACGGCCATGCACCAGCAACTGGTGTTCCGCCCGGCGCCCGGCACCGGGCGGCCGGAGACCCCGGTCAAGGGACTGTACCTGGCCTCCGCTGCCGCCCACCCCGGCGGCGGCGTGCACGGGGCGCCGGGCGCGAACGCGGCCCGTGCCGCACTGTGTGGCCGGACCGATCGGTGTTTCCCACCGCCCGGCTTCCCGTGGGCCGTACGAGCCGGACAGAACGCCCCGGCGAGGCCGCGCGCTGAGGACCGGCCCGTCACGGAGCCGGACGTGTGA
- a CDS encoding HemK2/MTQ2 family protein methyltransferase yields the protein MLGLIGTYDKGGRVMLPRGVYGPQEDTLLLRDALERETVGTGTAVLDVGTGSGFLALAAARRGARVTAVDRTRRAVLATRLNAVLAGLSVEAVRGDLLAPAVGRRFHLILSNPPYVPAPDAGLPVRGPARAWDAGHDGRLLIDRLCDGAAGSLHPGGALLLVHSALCGVSDTLGMLERAGLPAEVTDRCSVPFGPVLDSRRQWLLDRGLIAPGDNNEELVIIRAERAA from the coding sequence ATGCTCGGTCTGATCGGTACGTACGACAAGGGCGGCCGGGTGATGCTGCCGCGCGGCGTCTACGGGCCCCAGGAGGACACGCTGCTGCTGCGCGACGCGCTGGAACGGGAGACGGTCGGTACGGGGACGGCGGTCCTGGACGTGGGAACGGGGTCGGGCTTTCTCGCACTCGCCGCGGCGCGGCGGGGCGCGCGGGTGACCGCTGTCGACCGCACCCGCCGCGCGGTTCTCGCCACACGCCTGAACGCGGTGCTCGCCGGGCTGAGCGTCGAGGCCGTCCGTGGCGATCTTCTGGCCCCCGCCGTCGGCAGGCGGTTCCATCTCATCCTGAGCAATCCGCCGTACGTACCCGCGCCTGACGCCGGCCTGCCTGTCCGGGGCCCCGCCAGGGCGTGGGACGCGGGCCACGACGGACGCCTGCTCATCGACCGCCTGTGCGACGGAGCGGCCGGGTCGCTCCACCCTGGTGGGGCACTGCTCCTCGTTCACTCGGCGTTGTGCGGGGTATCCGACACCCTGGGCATGCTGGAGCGCGCGGGCTTGCCGGCCGAGGTGACGGATCGCTGCTCCGTGCCCTTCGGTCCCGTCCTTGACTCGCGGCGGCAGTGGCTGCTGGA